The segment GATGAGGAGCGGGGGCTTATGGGCTTCACCCCACCATGTCTTCATATGGGCTAGTTAGTTGAAACGGGCATATTTCTCCTGTTCTTTTCTAACAGTTGACCAGTTTCAATGTTACATGGACAATTGGATTATGATCATGACAATGATAATAACGGAAATACACCATCTGCAGTGTTTTATAAGCATCTAATTTAATAAACCACTGGTCAAAAGGAcaagttgtttttctgtctttgtttataACCTTACTGCAAGAATCTTACATGTATTAACACAACAGCTCACTGATGGCTGTTTATAAGGCACATGTAATAAATACTCTATTTACAGTTTCAAGTAAATATTTACCACAGTACAGTTGAAAATCTAAGTAAAATAATGTAGAACAGTCTGGGGAAGAAGCTGCAAGATATCGAGGCCTATTTGTTTAGTTACgtggggaaaaaaatacaagccaatataaaaatgtatcaaaGCAGAAGGTTCACACTGTCCATCTGTTGGAGGTAATCATTTGGGCTCCATGTTGACCTTCAGTGTTCAGATTTTGGCCTCTGCACGTTTTCCTGTGGGGTTTCTGGTGCTACGTCTACGACTGCTGCGAGGTGCATTGGCTCTCTGCCGGCGCCGGTTCTGCCTGCCGTCGCCTCTCACCACACTTGTCACTGTCTGACCCTGAGAGCTCTGCGAGGACTGGAAAGCATTCTGGTGTGTCGCCTCCCGATCTCCGCAGGTGAAAGACAGCGCCACACCCTCATTGCTCTTCATGACGCGAGACGTGCCATCGGAGGTGCCATCGAAGCAGCGTCCAAGTGCGATCTCTTTAGCTGTGCGGGGATCCTGGTCTGTCACTGTATAAATTCCATAGTTATGGCCCAGAGGGTCAAGAGGCGCCAGCATAGTGAACTCATTGGTGTCGTTGTTGACGGCAAGGGGCAGATGGTTGACCAGATACTCCTGAAGCATTGGGTTGACAAGGTCTCTCTTACAGCTTCCTTGTGGGATCACTTTCACCAGGGTTCGGTCGACACGTTCCTGATCGTACAGCATCCCGCTGCACTTGAACTCCAAGCACACAGCTGAGACAGTGTTCTGGTCCATGTCGCGGATGCTGCGAGTGTCGCGGAGGCCATACAGCTGGCCCACTGTCTTGGGATGGGTGCCACCCATGTTGCGGGACCTCACATTGATCTCATGTGGACTGGTGATTTTAACCTTAACATAACAGGCCCGGTATTCCATGGGCTTGGGCCACCAGCTCAGGTAGTCCTCAGTCCAGCTCATTGGGTCGTCTTCATTGAATGGCACAGTGTTGTAATCATAGCGGTCTCCCTCCACTCTTGAGAAACGGAAGTGTGCTGCACTGAAAGGAGCTTCCTCACAGTCTTTCAATTTCTCAAATTGGTACACTGGTCCGTTGCCTTCCTCGGCTGCGTTGGGACTGGGTTTTGCCACGTTGATGCTGAAAGCTGTTTTCTTAATTCGTGGGTCTTCGTGGTCGGTCCGCCTGTAGTTCAGTTTATCCAGGTACGGCTGGGGCACTCCAATAAGGTTGGGATTGAGTTTGGGAGCAGAAGGGacagcctccagctcctcccctcCAAGGTTGGCCATGACATAAGCAGAGTATGCATCAGCTTTTTGTTCATCACAGAAGGCAGGAAGACAGGCACCGTTCGAGCCAGTGATTACACTATCGAATCGTCCCCAGGCACGTGGGTTTGAGGAGTAGCCAGCTGTCGGCTCCATGTTTATGAGACTCACCACAACTCCCTCCACCTGCTCACTGGTCATGAAGCGATCACTGCGGAAGGCCCTCACCTTCACGTAACACCTGCGATTCTCTGGGACATCCAGGTTGAACAGccgtctctctctgatctccatGTTACCAATCAAAaatgtcctctcctcccttttgcctcttcttttcttctccaccTGAagacttccctcctcctcccacaggCCGGTATCAGGGTTCAGTGACCACAGCTTCATGGTGTTCAGGTGCTCAGACATCTTCACCTGAGCCGAATCGAGGAAAACTTTCACCTCACCCGCATTCAGGGGCTCATTGTTTTCCTCACCCCTGAAGTCCACTGAGAACATACCATAGGTTCTTAGAGGTAAGGTATCTCCTTCACTTCCTACAAAATTGAGATCACTTTGAGCTACAGCAGCTGTGGAGACGTCTCTTGGGTCGAGAAATGTTATACTAGCTTTCACATTACCCGTGAAGGCTTCACCATTCTCCTTGTAAAAGGAATTGGGTGGAATCTGGATCTGAACCATTGCCTCTTGGCCCTCTGCCTCCCCAAGCTCCAAAGTGTTGGTTTCTATTGAGCTGATGGTGACAGGGGCTTTCTTTCTAAGAAGTTTGATCTCATGGTAAACAGCCCCTCCCTTGGTGTTAAATGGAAGTACCTTTGTGCTGTTGACAAATTTCTGCATGTTGTCCACAAAAGTCAGGACTAGCCTCTCTGTGTCTGGAGAGACCTGGATGGAGAAGGTACCTTTGTAGCCCGTGCGACTGATTCTGACTCCATTCATAAAGATATGGCCAAACCTCATTGGCTCACCATTATCTGCTGCAATGGCCCGACCGTGCACAATAGACTTGGTTTCCACACATTTCTGGCAGCTACACTCAGTCACCACCATGGTGGGGAGTTGGTAGCCTTGGCATGTAATCTGCCTCTTCTCCATGTTTTCCACCCCACAGCAGTAAGCCACTTTGTCTTTGCATCTGATGCCATTGTCCAGCTTCCCAGAACATGTACTTGAAGGGCACTTGCCCACATCGTAATATAATGACTCTGTGCTGTTTTGGTAGCAGTCATGTGGAAGACGGATGAGGTGGGATTGAGGCTTGGGGTTACATGAGTGCTCATTTCGACCTGTGTTTGagatacagaaacaaaaacTGGGATTTGGTTCGATCCTACTGCTATCAAAAATACAGTATATTCATTGATAAAGTATTTATTCCacattattgtatatttattatgattatttatttatttgcaacaCACCTAGGACCTTGAGTGTAGCTGGTTTGGTCTTGATAGCACCAGATGGACCACTTGCTCGGCAGTAGTACTCCCCAGTCTGCTCCAGATGCAGATCCTTTAGGACCAAGGTGCTCCCAGTCTGCCTCTCCAGGAGACTGTCGTTATGGAACCTGTTTGtgtcacacacaagcaaagacagACAGCAGAAGCAAAGGCATGAAATATATCTTATATCTGAGGGAGTCTACAGTTGATCAGCGACAAATATGTCAAATCATACCATTGGTACTTGTCTGGCTGTGGTGTTCCCTCCACCTTGCAGCAGAAGGCAGCAGTTTGTCCCTGCCTCCTGACCTTGCTGTCGGGTTTGCTCAACACATGAAGTTTCTCTGACAAATTGGAGATGAAATCAAATTATTGTTCATGTGTTAATCTGATACAGCTGTAGCAGGTGATGTGAACTGTAATCCGCGGCCATGGATTTTACCTATTCTCTTCAGCTGGATACTGAGGACAGAAGTGCGTTCAGAGCTGTAGGGCACAACGATGTCATGGGCGACGTGACCCTGCAGGCTGACCGACAGCGTGGTGTTGCCGTCAGGGCAGACGCCGGGGATGCGGAAATGTCCGTTGTGGTCAGTCAGGGTGAGGAGCTTTCCATTGCGAAGGATCGTAGCTCCTTCAGCGATGAGACCCCCAGCCCCACGTACTgagcccaacaggatgtgctcTTCACACATGCATGCGTCACACTCAGCGTTCACCTTCCCCACCACACACTGCAGGGAACAATCTAAGCagtagaacaaaacaaacacaaacattagtgCGTCACAGATCCAATGTAGTTCTGCTTGTTCAAGAATCAGATTGCAGGATAATTTCTTCAGCTTAATGATGACACATCACCTGTCTTTGGGCACTCAGGTCCATTGCATATTTTCTCTTCGACTTTAAGGCCAATGCAAGGCACAGAGTGAGACCGGCAGTTTCTGGAGCGTAGCTGGACCCTTACTTCACCACAGGAGGCGGGGCATGGGCTCCAGTCTGACCAGGGGCCCCAGGTTCCCTGAGTGTTCACACTGATAACTGTTGGAAAATTGAGTAAAAATAATCTTCAAACGTGCCCAGATTTTGATATTTGAATGAATCTTAAAGGGGCTTCAAGAACAAACCTTTAGGACAGAGGAAGCGGACTGCATAGTTAGAGCAGTTGCGTTCGGGACCTTGCTCCTCGTTGAGGCACCAGAAGCCCACCGTCGGGTCTGCATGGACCGTCTCCCCAGTGTCACGGGCTGAGACCCATTCAGTGGTTCTGGCCTCAATTGCCCGTGGCTTCTCACACACTCTTGCACGGTAATAGAAGCGAATGGCCTCCAGCTGCTCGTAGTCTCCACGACCTCCAGGGTGATCAACGTTGAACCATGTGGTCCACTCGTAGTTTTCTAAAGAGTGAAGAAATGAATATTGCTCTGAGTAGCAGCTCATACTTACTGAGTTCAGTATATTTAGAGACAGGAAAGTGACTAAACCAATAAAAAGGCCTTGTactcttttaaatatataatttgtttaGAAATCTAGAACAACCGTTACCCTCAGATTGGTAGACAGCAGGACCAGACTCCCTGTTGTCCTTTCTCCATGATTCTGCAATAGACAAATCAAGATTTAAAATCCTGATTGAATGCCTTATTTGTGTCATGCATTCATACACGTGTTTCAGTTAGTACTTCAAATGTTGCTCATCATTTAGAGTCTGCCAATTGCAGATATTAGACCTAAGGCAGCCACTCTGTCTGACATGTAGTTCTTGGTATTTACTTTAGGTCAAGTAGCGTGTGATGGGTGAGacatgttaaagacaaattcaaTTTAACTTCTAGTGAACAAAATTTGTTTTATGAATCTGAAATGTTTCAATATCTGATACCTAATGTTAATATTGCGTATACTGTGCATACATATAGATAAGtatttaagaaaatgtaaacatgtgcacataaacattttcatttgacgTTACTGGggtaaaggttcagtgtatatAATTtaatgacatctagtggtgaagtttcatatTGCACCTGAATCCCCCCACACCTcaacctccccttccaaacatgaaagagaacctgtggtagccttcaaaCTCATAAGGGCTTTAGTTTGTGCAGTTATGaattctgtaaaaaacatggcagcctacATGGAGAGGACCCATTCCTGATTTTGATTTTGATATAAACGGCTCATTCATAGAATTTAGAAaaaacactagtgaaaacataactgggtttattttacattcaatatctgccaatagatcccttcacctaaatcttacacccTGGACCTATAAATATTTCTCTGTAGATTTTTTGTTAGTCTGTGTTATTACCTTGTCTACTGTCTCATTGTGTTGCAAAGCGcaactttgtgttttgttgtgtaaaCATGTCCCCATCTCACTGTTATTTAAAATGGGTTTTCCAGTGAGGCTGAGTTGCCACTGACATATCAGCGACTTTGTGAGAGACCCACCTTGAGCAGACACAACAGTGGCTGCA is part of the Pleuronectes platessa chromosome 1, fPlePla1.1, whole genome shotgun sequence genome and harbors:
- the cilp gene encoding cartilage intermediate layer protein 1; the protein is MKMSLKPLLLIWGITAATVVSAQESWRKDNRESGPAVYQSEENYEWTTWFNVDHPGGRGDYEQLEAIRFYYRARVCEKPRAIEARTTEWVSARDTGETVHADPTVGFWCLNEEQGPERNCSNYAVRFLCPKVISVNTQGTWGPWSDWSPCPASCGEVRVQLRSRNCRSHSVPCIGLKVEEKICNGPECPKTDCSLQCVVGKVNAECDACMCEEHILLGSVRGAGGLIAEGATILRNGKLLTLTDHNGHFRIPGVCPDGNTTLSVSLQGHVAHDIVVPYSSERTSVLSIQLKRIEKLHVLSKPDSKVRRQGQTAAFCCKVEGTPQPDKYQWFHNDSLLERQTGSTLVLKDLHLEQTGEYYCRASGPSGAIKTKPATLKVLGRNEHSCNPKPQSHLIRLPHDCYQNSTESLYYDVGKCPSSTCSGKLDNGIRCKDKVAYCCGVENMEKRQITCQGYQLPTMVVTECSCQKCVETKSIVHGRAIAADNGEPMRFGHIFMNGVRISRTGYKGTFSIQVSPDTERLVLTFVDNMQKFVNSTKVLPFNTKGGAVYHEIKLLRKKAPVTISSIETNTLELGEAEGQEAMVQIQIPPNSFYKENGEAFTGNVKASITFLDPRDVSTAAVAQSDLNFVGSEGDTLPLRTYGMFSVDFRGEENNEPLNAGEVKVFLDSAQVKMSEHLNTMKLWSLNPDTGLWEEEGSLQVEKKRRGKREERTFLIGNMEIRERRLFNLDVPENRRCYVKVRAFRSDRFMTSEQVEGVVVSLINMEPTAGYSSNPRAWGRFDSVITGSNGACLPAFCDEQKADAYSAYVMANLGGEELEAVPSAPKLNPNLIGVPQPYLDKLNYRRTDHEDPRIKKTAFSINVAKPSPNAAEEGNGPVYQFEKLKDCEEAPFSAAHFRFSRVEGDRYDYNTVPFNEDDPMSWTEDYLSWWPKPMEYRACYVKVKITSPHEINVRSRNMGGTHPKTVGQLYGLRDTRSIRDMDQNTVSAVCLEFKCSGMLYDQERVDRTLVKVIPQGSCKRDLVNPMLQEYLVNHLPLAVNNDTNEFTMLAPLDPLGHNYGIYTVTDQDPRTAKEIALGRCFDGTSDGTSRVMKSNEGVALSFTCGDREATHQNAFQSSQSSQGQTVTSVVRGDGRQNRRRQRANAPRSSRRRSTRNPTGKRAEAKI